One segment of Methanoculleus taiwanensis DNA contains the following:
- the rqcH gene encoding ribosome rescue protein RqcH, whose amino-acid sequence MATLQGMSGVDIRAIVSELNARIPLWIGKIYQFDDKSVGIRLNGEEKAKYFFLAEPGRRAHLVGELPTPPKNPPSFAMLLRKHLEGGRVLGVEQLGLERTFALAVGKRGTTYHLAFELFDDGNVILCDADWTIIKPLWHHRFKAREVIPGATYEFANSDCSELSLEEFAAMLRESDRDIVRTLAVACMLGGQYAEEVCSRAGVDKMLPAGEADAAALHAALLDLLDQVATRREPVITPSGCWPIPIGNAPVLQRFETFNEALGAFYPAARKEEVKAGKPRLTKEENIRKRQLEAITGFEKKIERYEHVVERLYENYTLVADVITTLENASRQRSWQEIEEILKGSNHPAAQVIRAVYPAEAAVEVDIGERVKIFIHETPEQNVGRYYDQIKKFKKKKAGALAAMARAIVQKPSRKATLAVQKKRWFHRFRWFYTTDNVLVLGGRDASQNEELVKRYMEGGDTFVHADVHGASIVIVKGTTAHMDEVAQFAASYSNAWKAGHFAATVYAARPDQVSKTPESGEFVARGAFIIRGERTYFRNVPLGVSIGLQMTPEVAVIGGPPDAVADRTKVRINLLPGQFEPNDTAKKVVRALRQQLSEDEWTGLKSVLNTEAVAGFVPPGGSDIIEA is encoded by the coding sequence ATGGCAACACTTCAGGGAATGAGCGGGGTGGATATCCGGGCGATCGTTTCGGAGCTGAACGCCCGGATACCCCTCTGGATCGGAAAGATCTATCAGTTCGACGATAAATCGGTTGGCATCAGGCTGAACGGCGAGGAGAAGGCGAAATATTTCTTCCTGGCTGAGCCGGGGAGGCGCGCCCATCTGGTCGGCGAGCTTCCGACACCGCCGAAGAACCCCCCGAGCTTTGCCATGCTGCTTCGAAAGCACCTTGAGGGCGGCAGGGTGCTCGGGGTAGAGCAGCTCGGCCTTGAGAGAACCTTCGCCCTTGCCGTCGGGAAGAGGGGTACGACGTATCACCTCGCCTTCGAACTCTTCGACGACGGAAACGTGATCCTCTGCGATGCTGACTGGACGATCATCAAGCCCCTCTGGCACCACCGGTTCAAGGCCCGCGAGGTCATTCCGGGTGCGACATACGAGTTCGCGAATAGCGACTGCTCGGAGCTTTCGCTTGAGGAGTTTGCGGCGATGCTCCGCGAGTCCGACCGCGACATCGTCCGGACGCTCGCCGTCGCCTGCATGCTCGGAGGCCAGTATGCGGAAGAGGTCTGCTCGCGAGCGGGTGTGGATAAGATGCTCCCGGCAGGAGAGGCAGACGCGGCGGCGCTGCATGCGGCTCTTTTAGACCTTCTCGATCAGGTCGCGACCAGGCGCGAGCCGGTCATCACCCCGTCGGGCTGCTGGCCTATCCCGATCGGGAACGCGCCTGTTCTTCAGCGGTTCGAGACGTTCAACGAGGCGTTGGGTGCATTCTATCCTGCAGCCCGGAAGGAAGAGGTGAAGGCAGGCAAACCGCGCCTGACAAAGGAAGAGAATATCAGAAAGCGGCAGCTCGAGGCTATAACCGGGTTTGAGAAGAAGATCGAACGCTACGAGCATGTCGTGGAACGGCTCTATGAGAACTACACGCTCGTCGCGGACGTCATTACAACACTCGAGAATGCGAGCAGGCAGCGGTCGTGGCAGGAGATCGAGGAGATCCTGAAGGGGAGCAACCACCCCGCGGCGCAGGTGATCCGTGCCGTCTACCCTGCCGAAGCGGCGGTCGAGGTGGATATCGGCGAGCGGGTGAAGATCTTCATCCACGAGACACCCGAACAGAACGTCGGCCGTTACTACGACCAGATCAAGAAGTTCAAGAAGAAGAAGGCCGGGGCTCTCGCCGCGATGGCGCGGGCGATCGTGCAGAAGCCCTCCCGGAAAGCCACGCTTGCGGTGCAGAAGAAACGCTGGTTCCACCGGTTCCGGTGGTTCTATACGACCGATAACGTCCTCGTCCTCGGCGGGAGGGATGCCTCACAGAACGAGGAACTCGTCAAGCGGTATATGGAGGGCGGGGACACGTTCGTCCACGCCGATGTCCACGGAGCGAGTATCGTCATCGTCAAGGGGACGACGGCGCATATGGACGAGGTGGCGCAGTTTGCGGCATCCTATTCGAACGCCTGGAAAGCCGGCCACTTTGCGGCGACCGTGTACGCGGCGCGTCCCGACCAGGTGAGCAAGACGCCTGAGTCGGGCGAGTTCGTTGCCCGCGGCGCTTTCATCATCCGCGGGGAGCGGACCTATTTCCGGAACGTGCCGCTCGGCGTCTCTATCGGCCTGCAGATGACGCCCGAGGTGGCGGTCATCGGCGGGCCTCCGGATGCGGTTGCAGACCGGACGAAGGTGCGCATCAACCTGCTGCCCGGCCAGTTCGAGCCGAACGATACCGCGAAGAAGGTCGTTCGCGCTCTGCGCCAGCAGCTCTCGGAGGATGAGTGGACGGGCCTGAAAAGCGTGCTGAACACCGAAGCGGTCGCGGGGTTCGTGCCGCCGGGCGGATCGGATATCATAGAGGCATGA
- a CDS encoding EMC6-like membrane protein, whose product MSDEAIENKSGKGGVKTRAEKRAEHEKRIRRTLVACFMGIITGGLAFYLAGTPDPATGLQQNAIIGLILLLAGIVFQKHVFMLLKIDYMELTGKDWFYQGFMAFALWFITWTLLLTANVL is encoded by the coding sequence ATGAGTGATGAAGCGATAGAGAATAAGAGCGGAAAAGGCGGTGTGAAGACCCGTGCGGAGAAGCGGGCCGAGCACGAGAAGCGCATCAGGCGTACGCTCGTCGCCTGCTTTATGGGAATTATTACGGGAGGGCTCGCGTTCTACCTTGCCGGCACCCCTGACCCGGCAACCGGCCTGCAGCAGAACGCCATCATCGGACTGATTCTCCTCCTTGCGGGTATCGTGTTTCAGAAACACGTCTTCATGCTCCTGAAGATCGACTACATGGAGCTGACCGGGAAAGACTGGTTCTATCAGGGGTTCATGGCATTCGCCCTCTGGTTTATCACCTGGACGCTCCTTCTGACAGCAAACGTACTGTGA
- a CDS encoding ribosome biogenesis/translation initiation ATPase RLI, with the protein MRIAVVHRNRCHPVKCGKECILYCPRVRTGDETVLIGEDNKAVISEELCVGCGICVKKCPFEAIDIVNLPEKLSQPTHRYGVNGFVLYGLPIPIEGKVTGILGANGIGKSTSVQILSGLLVPNLGEPGGSVDWKDVLKQYAGSELFDYLQMVSQKNVKVSLKPQYIDHIPKVFSGTVRQLLSATDERGMLETYIDGLSLRAILDRPITALSGGELQRVALTACLAKDADFYFFDEITPFLDIYQRMAAANLIRELAQDRPVIIVEHDLAILDMLADTVHIAYGQPAVYGIITYPKGVRVGINQYLEGYLPEENVRFREYQVLFERRAHASDAQREMLLEFPTMTKSFGAFSLQVDGGEIRAGEVLGVVGANGIGKSTFAELLAGTLEPDTGSMDQRVRISYKPQYIKGNTEATVEELLRQCTTKFDSSFYQHEIIEPLTLAPILQSSASSLSGGELQRVAIAICLSRDADLYILDEPSAHLDVEQRVKIARLIRKHAEGRNSSTLVIDHDIYLIDMISDRILVFDGEPGVHGEATGPFEMADGMNIFLKQLGITFRRDKSGRPRINKPGSFLDREQISVGDYYYSDISKS; encoded by the coding sequence ATGCGTATAGCAGTCGTTCATAGGAACCGGTGTCACCCGGTCAAGTGCGGGAAGGAGTGCATACTCTACTGCCCCCGCGTACGGACGGGCGATGAGACGGTTCTCATCGGAGAAGACAACAAGGCCGTCATCTCGGAGGAACTCTGCGTCGGATGCGGTATCTGCGTCAAGAAGTGCCCGTTCGAAGCGATCGATATCGTCAACCTCCCCGAGAAGCTGAGCCAGCCGACGCACCGCTACGGTGTGAACGGGTTCGTGCTCTACGGCCTCCCTATCCCGATCGAAGGGAAAGTCACGGGTATCCTCGGCGCGAACGGTATCGGGAAGAGCACATCGGTGCAGATCCTCTCCGGCCTTCTCGTGCCGAACCTCGGGGAGCCGGGCGGCAGTGTGGACTGGAAAGATGTGCTGAAACAGTACGCCGGTTCCGAGCTCTTCGACTACCTGCAGATGGTCTCGCAGAAGAATGTCAAAGTCTCGCTCAAGCCGCAGTACATCGACCATATTCCAAAGGTCTTCTCCGGCACCGTCCGGCAGCTGCTCTCGGCCACCGATGAGCGGGGAATGCTCGAGACCTATATCGACGGGCTCTCGCTCCGGGCGATCCTGGATCGGCCCATTACCGCTCTTTCCGGCGGGGAGCTCCAGCGTGTCGCTCTGACCGCGTGCCTCGCGAAGGACGCCGACTTCTACTTCTTCGACGAGATCACCCCGTTCCTCGACATCTACCAGCGGATGGCCGCGGCAAACCTCATCCGCGAGCTCGCCCAGGATCGTCCCGTCATCATCGTCGAGCACGACCTCGCCATCCTCGATATGCTTGCCGATACCGTGCATATCGCCTACGGCCAGCCGGCGGTGTACGGTATCATCACCTACCCGAAGGGTGTCCGGGTCGGGATCAATCAGTACCTGGAAGGGTATCTCCCCGAAGAGAACGTCAGGTTCCGCGAGTATCAGGTGCTCTTCGAACGGCGGGCGCACGCAAGCGACGCACAGCGCGAGATGCTGCTCGAGTTTCCGACGATGACGAAGAGTTTCGGGGCGTTCTCCCTCCAGGTCGACGGCGGCGAGATCCGGGCGGGTGAAGTGCTCGGCGTGGTCGGCGCGAACGGTATCGGTAAGAGTACGTTTGCAGAACTCCTCGCGGGCACGCTCGAACCGGATACGGGCTCGATGGACCAGCGGGTCAGGATCTCCTACAAGCCCCAGTATATCAAGGGGAACACGGAGGCTACGGTCGAAGAGCTCCTCCGCCAGTGCACGACGAAGTTCGACTCGTCGTTCTACCAGCACGAGATCATCGAACCGCTCACGCTCGCCCCCATCCTGCAGTCGTCGGCGAGCTCGCTCTCCGGCGGCGAGCTGCAGCGGGTCGCGATCGCAATCTGCCTCTCCCGCGACGCCGATCTCTACATCCTCGACGAACCGAGCGCCCACCTCGACGTCGAACAGCGGGTGAAGATCGCACGGCTCATACGCAAGCACGCCGAGGGGAGAAACTCGAGCACGCTCGTCATCGACCACGACATCTACCTGATCGATATGATCAGCGACCGGATACTGGTCTTCGACGGCGAACCCGGCGTCCACGGAGAGGCGACGGGGCCTTTCGAGATGGCGGACGGCATGAATATCTTCTTAAAGCAGCTCGGTATCACCTTCCGCCGGGACAAGAGCGGCAGGCCGCGGATCAATAAACCCGGTTCGTTCCTCGACCGGGAGCAGATCTCCGTCGGCGATTACTACTACTCGGATATCTCGAAGAGCTGA
- a CDS encoding chemotaxis protein CheD, protein MEKRFFVEENAVVIGIGDYRVGSFPMATVGLGSCVALILHDARRSVGGLAHIMLPESRGSPTDRPGKFADTALCALLGEMEALGCTRGSIVARLVGGASMFEYSGTSLNIGERNVEAIRSLLQGRRLRIDAEETGGKFGRSVIYRPAEGGRTTVKRADGICFDL, encoded by the coding sequence ATGGAAAAACGATTCTTTGTGGAAGAGAATGCCGTCGTCATCGGTATCGGTGATTACCGGGTCGGCTCGTTCCCTATGGCTACCGTAGGGCTTGGCTCCTGCGTTGCGCTGATTCTCCATGATGCCAGGCGCTCGGTAGGCGGACTTGCGCATATCATGCTGCCGGAGAGCCGGGGGTCTCCCACCGACAGGCCGGGGAAGTTTGCGGATACCGCGCTCTGTGCGCTGCTCGGCGAGATGGAGGCGCTTGGCTGTACCAGGGGTTCGATCGTAGCGAGGCTCGTTGGTGGAGCAAGCATGTTCGAGTACTCCGGCACCAGTCTCAATATCGGCGAGCGGAACGTGGAGGCGATCCGGTCGCTCCTGCAGGGCAGGCGCCTGCGGATCGACGCCGAGGAGACGGGAGGAAAGTTCGGACGATCGGTCATCTACCGGCCGGCTGAAGGCGGCCGGACAACGGTGAAGCGGGCTGACGGCATATGCTTCGATCTCTAA
- a CDS encoding chemotaxis protein CheC, whose product MELDIYQTDALNELGNIGAAHAATTLAQMLMSPVEMTVPEVKVVDIADVYQYIGDEISALVVFQIQGDLADGGYIVVSMPVSAVIELTNMMLGTAGSDRELTEMDQSAVIEIGNIMISAFLDSTAELLGIVMLPSPPALAVDMAHAAFQSIIAQMAADVNEVVIFSTELQSDAPPVYGSIFLLPNPELLREIIRLLEALVAT is encoded by the coding sequence ATGGAACTAGATATCTATCAGACGGATGCATTGAACGAACTTGGAAACATCGGTGCGGCCCATGCCGCGACGACACTCGCCCAGATGCTGATGAGCCCGGTGGAGATGACCGTCCCGGAGGTCAAGGTCGTGGATATCGCGGATGTATACCAGTACATCGGCGACGAGATCTCGGCTCTGGTTGTCTTTCAGATCCAGGGAGATCTTGCAGACGGCGGTTACATCGTCGTCAGCATGCCGGTAAGCGCCGTTATCGAGCTGACGAACATGATGCTCGGGACGGCCGGAAGCGACCGGGAACTCACCGAGATGGACCAGAGTGCTGTCATCGAGATCGGAAACATCATGATCTCCGCCTTCCTTGACTCCACTGCCGAGCTGCTCGGCATCGTCATGCTCCCGTCTCCCCCGGCGCTCGCAGTCGATATGGCTCATGCAGCCTTCCAGTCGATCATCGCCCAGATGGCGGCCGATGTCAACGAAGTCGTCATCTTCAGTACCGAACTGCAGAGCGATGCTCCTCCCGTCTACGGAAGCATCTTCCTGCTCCCGAACCCCGAGTTACTCCGTGAAATTATCCGGTTGCTCGAAGCGCTCGTCGCGACGTAA
- a CDS encoding chemotaxis protein CheA produces the protein MLDEEMYRKLFVDESRENHEVIVNSLLALEHGEDAAAIDEIFRSAHTLKGMSASMGYDEMEHLCHAMEDIFQLIRSGQRDVTPALADLLLCCTDVIEEMLDEIEAGERPASEKSGSLIASLKAFIGDQPDAPPAAGSAPGEEPVSSPVAAAAGSLPCYDVTVTLDPACGMKDVRAIIILQNLEALGSILETTPSRDLLEDGRFDGSFSLLVASDAGDEALATVASGADVVSATVTPYDPSEAAADEPPLPDDPVQAPQKAGKSDKNREIKNIRVDIQRLDQMMNLVEDLVINRGRLELIARKHGIKEFDEALSMVGRSVSDLQNLMMGIRMIPLERIFSRLPRVVRDVANYDGKEVEFVVEGGDTELDRSMMDGLNDPLLHIIRNAVNHGIESPGVREAAGKPRKGLLKLTARRDRDNVILEIEEDGAGMDPEKLRRSAVEKGLMTPESARAASKEELIGLIFQPGFSTAEKITDISGRGVGLDVVKRSIEALKGTIRVESVVGKGTKFELVLPPTMAIVDVMMVHINGMRCAIPVSNVVEVATARQDAVHHIGSTETILLRDNLLPMHRLEDMFGVSTKSGDTLVVLQNNGKKCCIVVDSVEGQQEVVVKPLSRLVGSCRGISGVTIPGDGDVVPVLDVNTMV, from the coding sequence ATGCTTGATGAGGAGATGTACCGGAAACTCTTTGTTGATGAGTCGCGGGAGAACCACGAAGTTATTGTGAACAGTCTCCTTGCCCTCGAGCACGGGGAAGATGCGGCCGCTATCGATGAGATATTCAGATCGGCGCATACGCTGAAGGGTATGTCCGCATCCATGGGCTACGACGAGATGGAGCACCTCTGCCACGCTATGGAGGATATCTTCCAGCTCATCCGGAGCGGGCAGCGTGACGTAACGCCGGCACTCGCCGACCTTCTCCTCTGCTGCACCGATGTCATCGAGGAGATGCTCGACGAGATCGAGGCGGGGGAACGTCCAGCTTCCGAGAAGTCCGGGAGTCTGATCGCAAGTCTCAAGGCCTTTATCGGCGACCAGCCCGATGCACCCCCGGCGGCCGGGTCCGCACCCGGCGAGGAGCCTGTAAGCAGTCCGGTGGCCGCTGCCGCCGGTTCGCTTCCCTGCTATGACGTCACGGTCACGCTCGACCCTGCCTGCGGCATGAAAGACGTTCGTGCCATTATCATTCTTCAGAACCTCGAAGCACTCGGGAGTATCCTCGAGACGACGCCGTCTCGCGATCTCCTCGAGGACGGCCGGTTCGACGGGTCGTTCTCGCTGCTCGTCGCGAGCGACGCCGGCGACGAGGCGCTGGCGACCGTTGCGTCGGGAGCGGATGTCGTGAGTGCGACGGTCACCCCGTACGACCCGTCCGAGGCGGCGGCCGATGAGCCGCCGCTGCCCGATGACCCGGTGCAAGCCCCGCAGAAGGCCGGGAAGAGCGACAAAAACCGGGAGATAAAAAATATCCGGGTCGACATCCAGCGGCTCGACCAGATGATGAACCTCGTCGAGGATCTCGTCATCAACCGCGGCCGCCTCGAACTGATAGCGAGGAAGCACGGGATCAAAGAGTTCGACGAAGCACTCAGCATGGTCGGCCGCTCGGTCTCCGACCTCCAGAACCTCATGATGGGTATCCGGATGATCCCGCTCGAGCGGATATTCAGCCGGCTCCCACGCGTCGTCCGCGACGTTGCGAACTACGACGGGAAAGAGGTCGAGTTCGTCGTCGAGGGAGGCGATACCGAACTCGACCGGAGTATGATGGACGGGCTCAACGACCCGCTTCTCCATATCATACGGAACGCCGTCAACCACGGCATCGAGTCGCCTGGGGTAAGAGAGGCCGCAGGTAAGCCGCGGAAAGGGCTCCTGAAACTGACAGCCCGCCGCGACCGTGATAATGTCATCCTCGAGATCGAGGAAGACGGCGCAGGAATGGACCCGGAGAAGCTCCGCCGTTCGGCAGTCGAGAAAGGGCTCATGACCCCCGAGAGTGCACGGGCGGCGTCGAAAGAGGAGCTGATAGGCCTGATATTCCAGCCGGGTTTCTCGACCGCCGAGAAGATAACCGATATCAGTGGACGGGGCGTCGGGCTCGACGTAGTGAAACGTTCGATCGAGGCGCTCAAAGGAACGATCCGGGTGGAGTCCGTCGTCGGAAAAGGGACGAAGTTCGAACTCGTCCTGCCGCCGACGATGGCCATCGTCGACGTGATGATGGTGCATATCAACGGCATGCGATGCGCGATCCCGGTCAGCAACGTCGTCGAGGTAGCGACGGCACGTCAGGATGCCGTTCATCATATCGGGTCGACCGAGACGATTCTGCTTCGGGATAACCTCCTTCCCATGCACAGACTTGAGGATATGTTCGGCGTGTCGACAAAAAGTGGTGATACACTTGTCGTGCTGCAGAATAACGGCAAGAAGTGTTGTATCGTCGTTGACTCCGTCGAGGGTCAGCAGGAAGTCGTGGTAAAACCGCTCAGCCGCCTGGTAGGCAGTTGCCGGGGAATCAGCGGCGTGACTATTCCCGGTGACGGGGATGTCGTGCCCGTTCTCGATGTGAATACAATGGTGTAG
- the cheB gene encoding chemotaxis-specific protein-glutamate methyltransferase CheB has product MIRVLVVDDSLFIRTLLRDMLKDDPGIEVVGTAVNGIDALEKIRTLSPDVVTLDIEMPRMSGLEVLGALKDAEQRPKVIVLSTLTSRHADMTHKALQLGADDFMLKPRDIHQVRGVERELVEKIKSLVRVPVFSGISSVSEEDAEVVVLIGSSAGGPHMLDQVLSGLRSDIRAAVIVTQHMPEGFTAPLAERLNRVSPLHVKETENGEVLKNGTAVVSKAGFHSIISAVPGKMGRNHGRIVHSKAPQVHAVRPAVDKTFVSAANVFGPRVVSVLLSGMGHDGGEGTLAVKAAGGVTMVCAEDDCLVYGMARSALSRSCVDRVVPLKGIAREITKALEEVDR; this is encoded by the coding sequence ATGATCCGGGTTCTGGTCGTCGACGATTCGCTGTTTATCCGGACACTCCTTCGAGACATGCTCAAGGACGACCCGGGTATCGAGGTTGTCGGAACTGCGGTGAACGGCATCGACGCACTTGAAAAGATCCGGACACTCTCTCCCGACGTCGTCACGCTCGATATCGAGATGCCCCGCATGAGCGGGCTTGAGGTGCTCGGGGCGCTCAAAGACGCGGAGCAGCGGCCGAAGGTCATCGTCCTCTCCACCCTGACGTCCCGGCACGCCGATATGACCCATAAGGCGCTGCAGCTCGGCGCCGACGACTTCATGCTCAAACCCCGCGACATCCACCAGGTTCGAGGGGTTGAGCGGGAGCTCGTTGAGAAGATCAAGAGTCTCGTCAGGGTTCCGGTATTCTCCGGAATCTCCTCCGTATCGGAGGAGGATGCCGAGGTCGTCGTCCTGATCGGCTCGTCTGCAGGAGGGCCGCATATGCTGGATCAGGTGCTCTCGGGACTCCGCTCCGATATCCGTGCAGCCGTCATCGTCACGCAGCATATGCCGGAAGGGTTCACCGCACCCCTGGCGGAACGGCTCAACCGGGTATCGCCGCTGCACGTCAAGGAGACCGAAAACGGGGAGGTACTCAAGAACGGAACGGCCGTGGTATCGAAAGCCGGGTTCCACTCCATTATATCGGCCGTTCCCGGGAAGATGGGGCGAAACCACGGCCGGATCGTCCACTCGAAAGCCCCGCAGGTTCACGCCGTGCGGCCTGCCGTCGACAAGACATTCGTCTCGGCAGCAAACGTATTCGGCCCTCGCGTCGTCTCCGTCCTCTTAAGCGGCATGGGTCACGACGGGGGAGAGGGAACGCTCGCGGTGAAGGCGGCAGGCGGTGTCACGATGGTCTGTGCCGAGGATGACTGCCTCGTCTACGGGATGGCACGGTCGGCACTCAGCCGCAGCTGCGTGGATAGAGTTGTACCGCTCAAGGGGATCGCCCGTGAGATCACAAAAGCGCTCGAGGAGGTAGACAGATGA